One segment of Chryseobacterium viscerum DNA contains the following:
- a CDS encoding DUF3037 domain-containing protein — MQEDKIYEYAVIRLVPKVEREEFFNIGLVMFSKREKFIRVEFYLCPDKFKLMHSKLDYEDIIQNLESFQKIANGDKDGGPIALLDIPERFRWLTAVRSAVVQTSRPHPGKSKDLNSTFGKLFEELVK, encoded by the coding sequence ATGCAAGAGGATAAAATATATGAATATGCGGTAATACGCTTGGTACCTAAAGTTGAAAGAGAAGAATTTTTCAATATCGGGCTGGTAATGTTTTCCAAAAGGGAAAAATTCATCAGGGTAGAATTTTATTTGTGTCCTGATAAATTTAAACTCATGCACAGTAAGCTGGACTATGAAGATATCATCCAGAATCTTGAAAGTTTTCAGAAAATTGCCAACGGTGATAAAGACGGCGGTCCTATTGCCCTGCTTGATATTCCTGAACGTTTCCGCTGGCTGACAGCTGTAAGAAGTGCTGTAGTGCAGACTTCCAGACCTCATCCTGGAAAATCCAAAGATTTAAATAGTACTTTTGGTAAACTTTTTGAGGAGTTAGTAAAATAA
- a CDS encoding alpha/beta hydrolase: MKSSIYNISIYRFFTNLFFVLFLSVFTLSFSQNFSQVQVKTAPVKSTLLPEIANLSEDIVYKANRKGNAVKLDIFTPKNAPADRLLPVLIYVHGGGWIEGDKVVHADNYLETTIAKLMAKQYAVVSINYTLLNDSTHFPSPLEDTKDAVRWVRKNAEQYHFDTNNIGLFGASAGAHLSLMAAYTPDNTYLGNPELSSYSAKVNYVIDHYGPADLNKLFHTKLGTIPVALIGLMSKKIVGLQENLVKGISGYDIRKDQDKAIDYLKTISPVNFVSEGVPTLIVQGNNDKIVPLSQSKKLHRKLNRAKIQNSLIIVEGGVHGFGTTDKAYLDKLTDEMVDFVLSQKK, translated from the coding sequence ATGAAATCATCTATATACAATATATCAATCTACAGGTTTTTCACAAACCTGTTTTTTGTTTTATTTTTAAGTGTTTTTACTTTAAGTTTTTCACAGAACTTTTCACAAGTACAGGTGAAGACTGCACCTGTAAAAAGTACATTACTTCCGGAAATAGCCAATCTATCTGAGGACATTGTATATAAAGCCAACAGAAAAGGCAATGCCGTTAAACTGGATATTTTTACACCCAAAAATGCTCCTGCTGACCGGTTGCTCCCAGTATTGATCTATGTTCACGGAGGTGGATGGATAGAAGGTGATAAAGTGGTTCACGCAGATAATTATCTGGAAACTACCATTGCAAAGCTGATGGCAAAACAATATGCCGTAGTCAGTATTAATTATACACTTTTGAATGACAGTACTCATTTTCCATCACCTTTGGAAGATACCAAAGATGCAGTAAGATGGGTAAGAAAAAATGCAGAGCAATATCATTTTGACACCAACAATATTGGGCTATTTGGAGCTTCAGCTGGAGCTCACCTTTCCTTGATGGCCGCCTATACTCCAGACAATACTTATCTGGGTAATCCGGAACTTTCGTCTTATTCTGCTAAAGTAAATTATGTAATTGATCATTATGGCCCTGCAGACCTCAACAAACTTTTCCACACAAAATTAGGCACGATTCCGGTAGCACTGATCGGATTAATGTCAAAAAAAATTGTCGGTTTACAGGAAAATCTTGTGAAAGGAATTTCTGGATATGATATCAGGAAAGATCAGGACAAAGCCATTGATTATCTAAAAACCATATCTCCTGTTAATTTTGTTTCGGAAGGAGTCCCTACTTTAATTGTTCAGGGGAATAATGATAAAATTGTCCCTTTAAGTCAGTCTAAAAAGCTTCACAGAAAATTAAACAGAGCCAAAATTCAGAACTCTTTAATCATTGTAGAGGGCGGAGTCCATGGATTTGGGACGACTGATAAGGCTTATCTGGATAAACTGACAGATGAGATGGTAGATTTCGTTCTTTCGCAAAAGAAATAA
- a CDS encoding carbon starvation protein A yields MDSLNNINALTLIFASVLIFAIAYRFYGIFIANKVLRLNDQNITPAVEFADGKDYVATNKNVLFGHHFAAIAAAGPLVGPVLAAQFGYLPGALWILIGCVLGGGVHDMVVLFASVRHKGQSLATIASKEIGKATGTVAGFAILFILILTLAGLSLACINAMHEASWSLFTVIITMPIAIIMGLIMRYKKNSVLFASILGGILLIAGIIGGHSLMQNPTMNNLFSWDIKTISIAIPLYGFIASVLPVWLLLVPRDYLSTYLKIGTIIMLAIGVIVIHPTIQMPAITAFVNGGGPIIGGPVLPFIFIVIACGAISGFHAVIATGTTPKMLNKEREILFVGYGAMLVEGFVALMALIAACTLMPGDYFAINTPKEAYDSFLAAHPSLHGVDIDYYSQKIGIDLYGRTGGAVSLAVGMAHIFNKIPYMDQLTAYWYNFAIMFEAVFILTAIDAGTRVGRFFLQEMLGSVVPKFNDKNWIPGIIISSLLFTFAWGYLVYTGNVNSIWPLFGISNQLLAACGLIVCTTMLIRMNRGKYALCSAIPGVFMAGITFWAGYIQVTAIYIPKGQYLLAALAATAMILMLIVFAGAFRKWYQLLQINKTEIDHYGEPVKELVER; encoded by the coding sequence ATGGATTCTTTGAATAATATCAATGCGCTTACGCTCATATTTGCATCTGTTCTTATTTTTGCAATAGCTTACCGTTTTTATGGTATTTTTATTGCCAATAAAGTTCTTAGGCTTAACGATCAAAATATTACCCCTGCTGTAGAATTTGCAGATGGTAAAGATTATGTTGCTACTAATAAAAACGTACTTTTTGGACATCATTTTGCAGCTATTGCAGCGGCTGGACCTTTGGTAGGACCAGTTCTTGCTGCGCAGTTCGGATATCTTCCGGGTGCATTATGGATTCTGATTGGCTGTGTATTGGGAGGCGGAGTGCATGATATGGTTGTACTCTTTGCTTCTGTAAGGCACAAAGGACAAAGCCTCGCGACAATTGCTTCAAAAGAAATCGGAAAAGCTACTGGAACTGTGGCAGGTTTTGCTATTCTTTTCATTCTGATTCTTACGCTGGCTGGTTTATCACTGGCTTGTATCAATGCGATGCATGAAGCCTCATGGTCTCTTTTTACAGTAATCATTACTATGCCTATTGCCATTATCATGGGACTGATTATGCGCTATAAAAAGAACAGTGTCCTGTTTGCAAGTATTTTGGGAGGAATCCTTTTGATTGCCGGCATCATCGGAGGTCACAGTCTGATGCAGAATCCTACCATGAATAATTTATTTTCCTGGGATATCAAAACAATTTCTATTGCCATTCCTCTATATGGCTTTATTGCTTCCGTATTACCGGTATGGCTGCTTTTAGTTCCAAGGGACTACCTTTCTACTTATTTAAAGATAGGAACTATTATCATGCTGGCTATTGGGGTAATTGTTATTCACCCTACCATACAGATGCCTGCCATCACAGCTTTTGTCAATGGTGGAGGACCTATTATTGGCGGTCCGGTTCTTCCTTTTATCTTCATTGTAATTGCGTGTGGTGCAATTTCCGGTTTCCATGCTGTAATTGCCACGGGAACAACTCCGAAAATGCTTAATAAAGAAAGAGAAATACTTTTCGTAGGTTATGGAGCCATGCTGGTGGAAGGTTTCGTAGCATTGATGGCACTTATTGCTGCCTGTACATTGATGCCGGGTGATTATTTTGCGATCAACACTCCCAAAGAGGCTTATGATTCTTTTCTTGCGGCACATCCTTCCCTGCACGGAGTAGATATTGATTACTATTCACAGAAGATAGGAATTGATCTGTATGGCAGAACCGGAGGTGCAGTATCTCTGGCTGTGGGAATGGCTCATATCTTTAATAAAATACCATATATGGATCAGCTGACGGCTTATTGGTATAATTTCGCCATTATGTTTGAAGCTGTATTTATTCTTACTGCTATTGATGCGGGAACAAGAGTGGGACGTTTCTTTTTGCAGGAAATGCTGGGTTCTGTAGTTCCAAAATTCAATGATAAAAATTGGATTCCGGGAATTATCATCAGCAGTCTTCTTTTCACTTTTGCCTGGGGATATCTGGTGTATACCGGAAACGTAAACAGTATCTGGCCGTTATTCGGAATCAGTAATCAGCTGCTGGCTGCCTGCGGACTTATTGTCTGTACAACAATGCTGATAAGGATGAACAGGGGAAAATATGCTTTATGCTCAGCTATTCCGGGAGTTTTTATGGCTGGAATTACTTTCTGGGCAGGGTATATCCAGGTAACTGCCATCTATATTCCGAAAGGACAGTACTTACTGGCTGCATTAGCGGCAACGGCAATGATCCTGATGCTTATCGTATTTGCAGGAGCTTTCAGGAAATGGTATCAGCTTCTTCAGATCAACAAAACAGAGATTGATCATTATGGTGAACCTGTGAAGGAATTGGTAGAAAGATAA
- a CDS encoding TonB-dependent receptor plug domain-containing protein, protein MKNKKTILSVSALFFLGVYTYGQEKDSIKTNKDTIKTNNVEEVVVLGSRAGARSKVDSPVPVDVFNVKESSIILPQTNIGQILNAVAPSFTSTIQTNSDGTDHLDPAQLRGLGPDQVLVLVNGKRRHTSALVNVNGTPGRGTVGTDLNAIPSFALNRIEVLRDGAAAQYGSDAIAGVINLDLKRDTGKLAGQISYGGNLTPTANDHTGDFDGQNIQLDLNYGNKIGTKGGFFNITWSSQFRNPTYRAGTESGPIYNAYNAIEQRALNDGVNLSSLFTNINNTPNSQQLVNYIHQYAQNVSYFSQGLQNDIQGANTISALQNVLKSANFTRDQLNYITDQELAYRGQTRKDFNMQVGQSKLNNHQLFVNAEIPVSDNWKVYTFGGYSLRHGTSGGFYRRPSESRTFTGLYPNGYLPQIGTDIQDISLAAGIKGKWDGWNIDFSNTYGQNSFTYNIQNTGNTSLRFASPREFNAGGLRFSQNTINLDFSKKYDVWEGINVAFGAEHRYENFKITQGEEASYATYDASGNVWNGNSVRPTDFFGAALPGGSQVFNGFKPGNAVDKNRQSVAAYADVEFNFTNWLLVDAAARYENYSDFGSTFNYKLASRIKVAPNFNVRFAGSTGFRAPSIHQIYYNVTSTLFTNNQLLEVGTFSNDSQLAGLLDMPKLKQETSKSASVGFTYRIPSVGLSFTADGYFTRIDNRIILTDQFLRASVPQKAQEAYDQLGINAAQFFTNAIDTETKGLDVVISHNARFSGFKLDNNFAINLNKTKQVGDIHSAGLLQSPQLEKVYFSEKSRVYLEEAVPRVKASLSHTLSWKNASFYLRNTYFGKVTGADIIDVNGDGIIDFNEHQQIGDKIITDLSAAYQFTKNVGLTLGVNNLFDIYPTKNLTASTNNDQFIYSRSTSQFGQNGRYVFARLNFNF, encoded by the coding sequence ATGAAAAATAAAAAAACTATTCTTTCGGTCTCTGCTTTATTTTTTCTTGGCGTATATACTTACGGACAGGAAAAAGACAGCATTAAAACAAATAAGGATACCATAAAAACCAATAATGTAGAAGAAGTAGTTGTATTAGGTTCAAGAGCCGGAGCCAGATCTAAAGTAGACAGTCCGGTCCCGGTAGATGTATTCAATGTAAAAGAATCTTCAATTATACTTCCACAGACCAATATCGGACAAATTCTGAATGCTGTAGCACCTTCATTTACATCCACTATTCAAACCAATTCTGATGGTACAGACCACTTGGATCCTGCTCAGTTAAGAGGTTTAGGGCCAGATCAGGTACTGGTTTTGGTGAATGGGAAAAGAAGACATACATCAGCACTGGTAAACGTAAACGGAACACCGGGAAGAGGTACTGTAGGAACAGATTTGAATGCAATTCCTTCTTTCGCTTTGAACAGAATAGAAGTATTAAGAGACGGAGCAGCTGCCCAATACGGATCTGATGCCATTGCCGGAGTGATCAACCTTGATCTGAAAAGAGATACAGGAAAACTGGCAGGACAGATCAGCTACGGAGGAAATCTTACGCCAACAGCTAATGATCATACCGGGGATTTTGACGGACAGAATATTCAGCTGGATTTGAACTATGGGAATAAAATTGGAACCAAAGGTGGTTTCTTTAATATTACCTGGTCTTCACAATTCAGAAACCCAACTTACAGAGCGGGAACAGAAAGTGGTCCGATTTACAATGCTTACAATGCTATTGAACAACGAGCATTGAATGACGGAGTGAACCTTTCTTCTCTTTTTACAAATATCAACAATACGCCCAATTCACAGCAGCTTGTGAATTACATTCATCAATATGCTCAGAATGTAAGCTATTTTTCTCAGGGTTTACAAAACGATATTCAGGGAGCTAATACCATTTCCGCATTACAGAATGTTTTGAAATCTGCAAATTTCACCAGAGATCAGCTTAATTATATCACAGATCAGGAGCTGGCTTACAGAGGACAAACGAGAAAAGATTTCAATATGCAGGTAGGGCAATCTAAGCTTAACAATCACCAGCTTTTTGTGAATGCCGAGATCCCTGTAAGTGACAACTGGAAAGTGTATACTTTTGGTGGATATAGCTTAAGACACGGAACCTCCGGAGGATTTTACAGAAGACCAAGTGAAAGCAGAACTTTTACAGGATTATATCCTAATGGTTATCTTCCTCAGATTGGAACAGATATTCAGGATATTTCGCTGGCTGCCGGAATCAAAGGAAAATGGGACGGGTGGAATATTGATTTCAGTAATACATATGGACAAAATTCATTTACCTATAATATTCAGAATACAGGAAATACCTCTTTACGTTTTGCTTCACCAAGAGAGTTTAATGCGGGTGGACTTAGATTTTCCCAAAATACCATCAATTTAGATTTCTCTAAAAAATATGATGTATGGGAAGGTATCAATGTAGCATTTGGAGCTGAGCACCGTTACGAGAATTTTAAAATTACTCAGGGTGAAGAGGCTTCCTATGCAACGTATGATGCTTCCGGAAATGTATGGAACGGAAACTCTGTGAGACCTACTGACTTCTTTGGAGCAGCACTTCCGGGAGGTTCACAGGTATTCAACGGATTTAAACCTGGAAATGCTGTAGATAAAAACAGACAGTCGGTAGCAGCCTATGCAGATGTTGAATTCAACTTTACCAACTGGTTACTGGTAGATGCAGCAGCGAGATATGAAAACTATTCAGATTTCGGGTCTACATTCAATTATAAATTGGCTTCAAGAATTAAGGTTGCTCCTAATTTCAATGTGAGATTTGCAGGATCTACAGGATTCAGAGCACCATCAATCCACCAGATTTATTATAATGTAACGTCTACATTATTCACAAATAATCAGCTTTTGGAAGTGGGAACTTTCAGTAATGATTCTCAGCTGGCAGGATTGCTGGATATGCCAAAACTGAAGCAGGAAACTTCTAAATCTGCAAGTGTAGGATTTACTTACAGAATTCCTTCGGTGGGACTTAGCTTTACTGCAGACGGATATTTCACAAGAATTGATAACCGTATTATCCTTACCGACCAATTCTTAAGAGCAAGCGTTCCTCAGAAAGCACAGGAAGCTTATGATCAGTTGGGAATCAATGCAGCGCAGTTCTTTACCAATGCCATTGATACGGAAACAAAAGGTTTGGATGTGGTAATTTCACACAATGCAAGATTTTCAGGATTTAAATTAGATAATAACTTTGCTATTAACCTTAATAAAACAAAACAGGTTGGTGATATCCATTCTGCAGGACTTCTTCAGTCGCCACAATTGGAGAAAGTATACTTCTCTGAAAAATCAAGAGTATATCTGGAAGAAGCTGTACCGAGAGTGAAAGCCAGTCTTTCTCATACGCTTTCATGGAAAAATGCAAGTTTCTATTTGAGAAATACCTATTTTGGAAAAGTGACAGGTGCTGATATTATTGATGTGAACGGAGACGGAATCATTGATTTTAATGAACATCAGCAGATCGGAGATAAGATCATTACTGATTTGTCTGCTGCTTATCAGTTTACTAAAAATGTAGGATTGACTTTAGGTGTAAACAATTTGTTTGATATTTATCCAACGAAGAACCTTACTGCTTCCACCAATAACGACCAATTCATCTATTCACGTTCCACTTCACAGTTTGGACAAAATGGGAGATATGTTTTTGCAAGACTTAATTTCAATTTTTAA
- a CDS encoding ATP-dependent helicase, translated as MDYLKGLNESQYEAVTSLQGPLMVLAGAGSGKTRVLTMRIAHLIHNGIDPFNILALTFTNKAAREMKDRIAKVVGDSNARSLWMGTFHSVFARILRIESHYLGYPSNFTIYDQQDALNVIKKVLKDMNIDADLYKPKKVQARISTYKNNLITVKAYFNNPELMEADEKANMKFIGQIYQKYVDQCFRNGSMDFDDLLLKTNELLTRFPEVLAKYQDRFRYIMVDEYQDTNHSQYLIVKALASKFENICVVGDDAQSIYSFRGANIYNILNFKKDYTDAKTVSLEQNYRSTQNIVNAANVVIAKNLQQFKKNVFSDNEEGDKIKIYRSLSDADEANFVAGNIWELRNRDQRKYSDFAILYRTNSQTRAFEDALRRKNIPYKVYGGLSFYQRKEVKDLIGYLRLLINENDSEALMRIINYPARGIGETTQNKLIVFADAHNIAVSKVLENLPMYAPQLGLNNGVLNKLNDFWSMIKAFQVLLKTETAYSVAMEVAKRSGLIKFLKDDQTPEGISRVENVQELMNSMQGFIEEQMQLEDGDPSLSNFLENIALSADTQDKNLEDDMVSLMTIHLSKGLEFPVVHLVGLEENLFPSFMSSATREDLEEERRLFYVALTRAEKQVFFSYAVSRFQWGKITDAEPSRFLSEIDDEYIEFLNPALEKRFINNSGVKSNIFDEHPSEMKSFKKVEKKTIDRGDTSKPAPEVRKLKPVSTAKIINPSGASSQDIEVGDKVRHDRFGIGEVSFLDGTDPQNIKAKVIFIHEGEKNLILKYAKLTKI; from the coding sequence ATGGACTATTTGAAAGGACTCAATGAATCACAATATGAAGCCGTTACCTCTTTACAAGGCCCTTTGATGGTACTTGCGGGAGCAGGTTCCGGGAAAACGCGTGTACTTACCATGCGTATTGCTCATTTAATACATAATGGAATAGACCCTTTCAATATCCTGGCACTTACCTTTACCAATAAGGCGGCTCGTGAAATGAAAGACCGTATTGCAAAAGTAGTAGGAGACAGCAATGCAAGAAGCCTTTGGATGGGAACTTTTCACTCTGTTTTTGCAAGAATTTTAAGAATTGAGTCTCATTATCTAGGATACCCTTCCAATTTTACCATTTATGATCAGCAGGATGCCCTGAATGTGATCAAAAAAGTATTGAAGGATATGAATATTGATGCGGATCTTTATAAACCTAAAAAAGTTCAGGCAAGAATTTCAACCTATAAGAATAATCTGATTACGGTAAAAGCTTATTTCAACAATCCGGAACTGATGGAAGCGGATGAAAAGGCAAATATGAAATTCATCGGGCAGATTTATCAGAAATATGTGGATCAGTGTTTCAGAAATGGATCTATGGATTTTGATGACCTGCTGTTGAAAACCAATGAGCTGCTGACACGTTTTCCAGAAGTGCTTGCAAAATATCAGGACAGGTTCAGATACATCATGGTAGATGAGTACCAGGATACCAACCATTCTCAGTATCTTATCGTAAAAGCATTAGCTTCAAAATTTGAGAATATCTGCGTGGTAGGGGATGATGCACAGTCTATCTATTCTTTCCGTGGAGCGAATATCTACAATATCTTAAACTTTAAAAAAGATTATACGGATGCCAAAACGGTATCATTGGAACAGAATTATCGTTCTACACAGAATATTGTAAATGCAGCTAATGTAGTGATTGCAAAAAACCTGCAGCAATTTAAGAAAAATGTATTCAGTGATAATGAAGAAGGGGACAAGATTAAAATATACCGCTCTCTTTCCGATGCTGATGAAGCCAATTTTGTAGCAGGAAATATCTGGGAACTCCGTAACCGTGACCAGAGAAAATACAGCGATTTTGCCATTTTATACAGAACAAACTCTCAGACACGTGCTTTTGAAGATGCGCTGAGACGCAAAAATATTCCGTACAAAGTATATGGAGGACTTTCTTTCTACCAAAGAAAAGAAGTAAAAGACCTTATTGGTTATCTGCGTCTTCTGATTAATGAAAATGATTCTGAAGCATTGATGAGAATTATCAATTATCCTGCAAGAGGAATAGGAGAAACAACACAGAATAAACTGATCGTTTTTGCAGATGCTCATAATATTGCGGTTTCAAAAGTATTGGAAAATCTTCCGATGTATGCACCGCAATTAGGGCTGAACAACGGAGTTTTGAACAAACTGAACGATTTCTGGTCCATGATCAAGGCTTTTCAGGTATTGCTGAAAACAGAAACGGCTTACAGCGTAGCTATGGAAGTGGCAAAACGAAGCGGGTTAATCAAATTCTTAAAAGATGATCAGACTCCTGAAGGAATTTCCAGAGTAGAAAACGTACAGGAATTGATGAACTCTATGCAAGGGTTTATTGAAGAACAGATGCAGCTTGAAGACGGAGATCCGAGCCTTTCCAATTTCCTTGAAAATATTGCACTCTCTGCTGATACTCAGGATAAAAACCTGGAAGATGATATGGTTTCTTTGATGACGATTCACCTTTCAAAAGGATTGGAATTCCCGGTAGTACATCTGGTAGGCCTTGAAGAAAACCTTTTCCCAAGTTTTATGAGCTCTGCAACCAGAGAAGATCTTGAGGAAGAGAGAAGACTATTTTATGTGGCATTGACAAGGGCTGAAAAACAGGTCTTTTTCTCATATGCTGTTTCCCGTTTCCAATGGGGGAAAATCACAGATGCAGAACCTTCAAGATTCTTAAGTGAAATTGATGATGAATATATTGAATTCCTTAATCCTGCTTTGGAAAAAAGGTTTATCAATAATTCAGGGGTGAAGTCCAATATTTTTGATGAACATCCTTCTGAAATGAAATCTTTCAAAAAGGTTGAGAAAAAAACAATTGACAGAGGAGATACTTCAAAACCGGCACCGGAAGTAAGAAAACTGAAACCTGTAAGTACAGCCAAAATTATTAACCCAAGCGGAGCTTCTTCCCAGGATATTGAAGTAGGAGATAAAGTGAGACATGACCGTTTCGGTATCGGAGAGGTTAGTTTTCTGGATGGAACAGATCCGCAGAATATCAAAGCAAAAGTGATTTTCATCCATGAAGGAGAGAAAAATCTGATTCTGAAATATGCTAAATTGACTAAGATTTAA
- a CDS encoding M16 family metallopeptidase, which translates to MKKRLLSAAAVAFFGLMLNAQQIKFEEYDLPNGLHVILHQDNSAPVVTTGVMYHVGAKDEVKGRTGFAHFFEHLLFEGTPNIKRGDWFKIVSSNGGQNNANTTNDRTYYYETFPSNNEQLGLWMEAERMRHAVINQIGVDTQREVVKEEKRLRMDNQPYGNLFTTIQKNLFTNHPYNWPTIGSMEDLNSAKLEEFQAFYKKFYVPNNATLVVAGDIKPEQTKKWIETYYGGIPKGTLYPKDFPKDTPITQEKEVTATDPNIQLPAYVFAYRTPANKEKDAYVLDMLSSYLSNGKSSVLYKKLVDQDKKALQVAAFNQGLEDYSIFAFFAIPMGQTTKQALQADIDAEIKKLQTTLISEDDYQKLQNQYENQFVNANSSIQGIAASLATNHVLMGDTNLINKEIDIYRSITRQDLQNAAKKYLNSNQRIVINYVPEKK; encoded by the coding sequence ATGAAAAAGCGACTTCTTTCTGCTGCTGCCGTAGCTTTCTTCGGGCTAATGCTGAATGCACAGCAAATCAAATTCGAAGAGTACGACCTTCCCAATGGTCTTCACGTAATTCTTCATCAGGATAATTCGGCGCCGGTTGTAACAACAGGTGTAATGTACCACGTAGGTGCAAAAGATGAAGTAAAAGGCAGAACAGGCTTTGCTCACTTCTTTGAACACCTTTTATTTGAAGGAACTCCTAACATCAAGAGAGGAGACTGGTTTAAGATTGTTTCTTCAAACGGAGGACAGAACAACGCCAACACTACCAATGACAGAACTTATTACTATGAAACATTCCCTTCCAACAATGAACAGCTTGGACTTTGGATGGAGGCTGAAAGAATGCGTCATGCTGTCATCAACCAGATTGGTGTAGATACACAGAGAGAGGTTGTAAAAGAAGAGAAAAGATTAAGAATGGATAACCAGCCTTATGGAAACCTTTTCACGACAATTCAGAAAAATTTATTTACCAATCACCCATACAACTGGCCGACAATTGGTTCTATGGAAGATCTGAACTCTGCTAAATTAGAAGAATTCCAGGCGTTCTATAAGAAGTTTTACGTTCCGAATAATGCTACTTTGGTTGTTGCAGGAGACATCAAACCTGAGCAGACTAAAAAATGGATTGAAACCTACTATGGAGGAATTCCAAAAGGAACATTATATCCAAAAGATTTCCCGAAAGATACTCCTATCACTCAGGAAAAGGAAGTGACTGCAACAGATCCGAACATTCAGCTTCCTGCTTATGTTTTCGCGTACAGAACTCCGGCTAATAAAGAGAAAGATGCTTATGTTTTAGATATGCTTTCTTCTTATTTAAGCAATGGTAAGTCTTCAGTTTTATATAAAAAATTAGTAGATCAGGATAAAAAAGCGCTTCAGGTAGCTGCTTTCAACCAGGGGCTTGAAGATTACAGTATTTTCGCATTCTTCGCGATCCCGATGGGACAGACTACAAAGCAGGCTTTACAGGCTGACATTGATGCTGAAATCAAAAAACTTCAGACTACGTTAATCTCTGAGGACGATTATCAAAAACTTCAAAACCAGTATGAAAACCAGTTTGTAAATGCCAACTCAAGCATTCAGGGAATTGCGGCTTCATTGGCAACCAACCACGTATTGATGGGGGACACGAATTTGATCAACAAAGAAATCGACATTTACAGATCTATCACAAGACAGGATCTTCAAAATGCTGCTAAAAAGTATCTTAATTCTAACCAAAGAATAGTCATTAATTACGTACCTGAGAAAAAGTAA